Below is a genomic region from Ziziphus jujuba cultivar Dongzao chromosome 7, ASM3175591v1.
AGTATACCtgtttttagattaattaataattaatgatatGTTCTTTTTACTACTTATATTTGTGTTGGTTAGTATTTATTTAGAACtttttttgatttgtttattttctagtTTAAGATGAATTAATGTGGTcgaaattctttttcttattgCAAATTCGATTAAtaattcttttctgtttttaaatatttaatatggtCATTTGAAAAGTTTTATTGTCCTTGATTTTCGAGGACAcctattattattgaaaagttttccaaacaaaaagaaTAGACAAAAAAACAGTCTTTCATGTCCTGACGACTTTTGATGAAATAAGGCGTTGGATTTTCTAGGAAATTAATGAGAGATTCGAGTTGCAGCTTTAGCCACCATCAGGTTGCAgtattgttttctttcttcaaccctccaaatatatttacaaattcCTTAATCTTTTCCACCTTTTacgttataataaataaatgttatgtggaattttttcttcttttgttttttttttaggacAATTAGAGATATGGGGATTCTAGATCATCATGTGATAAAATAATCCCGCCCGGCCATGAAGAACTTTAATCACTTTTCCAAGTTTAAATCaagataaaaagtaaaaacaacatacaaaaatgaaaatgatgttTTCTAAAGATCAATATTCCCTATTTAACTAACCTATAATATATtgacaagggaaaggtattatATTCGTTTTTTTCTTATCTTCATCCTATCTTCATCCTGtatactattaataataataccatatcatttaaaaatattaaaaaaataaaatatagtaaatgaAAAAAGTATGTAAGATCTCCAACTGTTCATAAGAAAATTATGCTTTGtttgcctatatatatatatatatatatacatttttttcttttttttttttttttactccttAATTTGTAccctatttatatataactCATCCTTCAAGGGATAGCCTAATAACAATCTGGTTTTTAGTATTAGATACTATGCTCGATTAGGTGTTGGGCACGTAACATATCAAATTCTCCCCCTTTATTTTaacatatgttaaaaaaaaaaaaaaaaagttcaattaaTATCAATTCAACATTGTTAGTTCAAAATTTGGTTGGTATGTATGTTAGTTATTTGGAAACGGTATGTATATTAATTGCATTTGCCATAAAGGaaaacattattaattaaagacaaaacaaataaaaaaaaaaatgtatatggatattataaaataaCTGAGTTTGCATATCTTCTGTCACTGGATGTTGAATTATGCATATtaattcaacaattaaaaagtattactgaatagtattattattatttctccctcaaaaaaaaaaaaaaaaaagggtattaaaTAAGAGTTTAGAGTGCGAAATGGATAGAAAAGCAAGGACAGAATCGATAATTACAATTAACAACTATCATCTCTATAAAATACtaaatcttcattctttttcaccAGCTTTACACAAAATTAATGTAATCAAGTATCCCCATTAATTGGACAAGCTTGTGCCAGTTTCCTAAGATTTTCAATTATCATAACCAGTCTGTTGTTTAGTCTATTCACAAAGCACTTTGGAAGCCATCCTGCAGGATCCAAATGAAAATATaacaggaaaaaataaaaattaaaaaataaaaaaaaagaaggcaaaaAAAATCAGCTTAAATTTTCaactacaatattaaatttgttcatTATACTTATAACAGGAAGTAGAAACATATTTACAGCAgcttaaagaattaaaaattttgagggtatttgttaaaaaaaaggagttttttttttttttttacctgaaCAACATAGGTAACCAAACAGGAGTCATCTTCAAGCTTCTCCACCACCCAGCCTGACTGTAAAAGCAGCCCTCTGATTGCATTATTTGCCTTCTGATGCAATCCTGCTGCTATCTCCTTTGGCAGTGAAGCAACTGCTACCACCTGCATGCCCATTCTctccaaatttttatatatttttcatataaaatatatatttaatttatataaaaactccaaaacaaaattaatggaCTAGTTGTCAATaagatcattaaaaaaaaaaaaaaatgcttaccAGGGTTCCATCTTCCATGGTTTCTCGCCGCTCATAGACAATGAATTCTCTGTTTCTAAATAATGGTTTGGAATTGTCTCCAAATCTAAGATGGATAATATTGAGATTGTCTTCAAGATCTTTTAAGTATTTAGCTTCTACCAGATCCGAGTCCCATTGCTGCAGTTccaatatgaaataaaaattgaaaatctcatcaaaaagTTCAAACCTGCCCATATAATGAAtgacctatatatatacaaacaccCCAATCCGTTCATGTTTTTCCAAGAAATCAAAGTAGATatagcatatatttatatatatatatatatatttgtcatttCCAATGAAGACAGCATAGAAAGACAGCATAGAAAAGTAGTAATCATAAATTCATAATTCATACTATAGAAGTAGGCACTATTACTAGGGgacaaattttccttttttcaatttcctacACTAACATTTTATTACCTTTGCAGCATCAATGGCATTGGCAACAGTTATGAACTGTTGGGGTGATAAAGATTTGAGCAGCCACCGGCTCCGGAAGGCGTGGAGAGATCCGGACCGGCGCTTCGAAATCTCAACTCCATTTTCCAAACTAAGAATTTTCCAACCATCAGTGCCATTTTCAACCCTGTGGGAATCTGAAGCAGAAAGCAAGTCCTGTATGCAGTTTTCACTTGCAAAATGCACATACCTCCTCAGTGAATCCTCACTTATAGACCTTTtcacaaacacaaacaaaacaaaacaaactgttaataaataaaaaacaaaacaaaaccaaacccaATTCAGAGTAGAACATATGGATATAACAAACAGTTCAACAAGGAATTGagaaatttaagtttttgaattttcacCAGGATCTACTGCAAGGAGTTGGACTGCTCATCTCTGTTGGCATCAAAACTCTCTTTTAgcctttgtttatttttttttttttccacatatacaacaaaaacatcatatattcatatacatatatatatatatatatatgtatgtataataaaaaggagaaagagagagagagagagaatatagtggttaaaaattaaaatacatgtATAATGTAGAGAAGCTTAGAAGTGGAAGAATAATATGAGAGGTGGGACAAGTTAATTGATGCACATGTCGTGCCAGAGAACCTCCATGATTGGAACTGCaactttcttctctctctctctctctctctaaagaaAAGATGGGATTCTTTTGCTGCCCAAAGAAACAGAGTAGGGAAGGTGAAGCACATGGAATGTTGGTAGCTTTATTATTAAAGCCAACattaaaagttttgaaaaagagATGAGGTGAAGACTGAAAACAAATGACAGATTTTAATAAACAAAGTTTTAAGCTCTCTGTGTATCATTTTCATTCTCATTTTCTTAACAACCAAACACCAAAAACCCACTCATGTGCCTTGGAAAAAAGAATTGAATTGATTATTCACACTGCCAAACATGACCAAGTCCCAATATTTACAGTGGTCCTAATTATGTGATGGTATCTCAAATTCCATCCACCATTTTTTTGGCTTCATACTTCCAgcgtaaaataaaataaaagattgcaattattataaatgaatcatatatatatatatatattggagagACTACATAAACATCTTATTTGCTTTACCAGTTTTGcagatttattttgtattttcagaAATTATAAAAGCAAATCCTTACATTTCATTTTTGCTGCAGCGTCAACCTTTTGTACACTTTCTTTTTAATCTATAATTTATCTCATTTTCATATGATATACAttcaataaaaatgtaattgaacatttaaacattttttaatgctctaattatatataaaaatttcagaaaaatatGTACAAAAGGGTAAGGCATTGgaactaaaataaaatgtgaaaggGTGGGAAACTCTAAAAAGTGAGAAAgttatttatacaaaattaataaaatatagagcGTGCTAgtgtaattttatatatctcTTTAAAACTCTCCAACTACCTATGCTGTTGATGTTCACATGGTTTCGATATACcttgcaaaataaaaagataaagagtGTATTGGCTTCTCATGAGCCATAAATAATACTGCTGAAATCAAGGAGATCAAAAGTTAGTATTAAAACTGGAAAAGCAATAATAAAAGAGAGTCATCGAATCAtgaatttacaatttattaaaaCTAGAAAAGCAATGATAAAAGAGAGTAATCAAATCATGACTTTACAATTTATTTGCCACCATTATAACTGCCAACTAATTAAATTAAGCCTTttatcgggaaaaaaaaaacactaattaAATCAAGCAATCTAGCAGGGAACTTTCAGCCACACAGAAAAATGACTAAGATTGTGGCGTTTCCTGCTTTAAGAAGCCCTTAGCTTTTAAGCTATCCACCGTTTCCTGCAGAGCATCTTCAAGCGGTGTAAAAACCAGCCCTAAATTGATCAATCTCTTTGCTGCATCTTTGCATTCCTTCAAGCCAGGTTGGGTTTCTCCGATGAACCTGAAAAAGTTTCCATATTTAGAAACATTATATAATGTGAACCAGATggggaaattttttaattataagagCTAGACATAATTAAGTACAACACTATCATAATCTTTGTACCCATATACGGTACAAAAACTGTACTGACAGGACTTTCAGAGCTTATAATTCCAACGATAACTTCAAacttgttttattatatatttttttctataaggTTCCTTTATATCTAAACCTACAGCCTGTCCTGTTTCCTTTTGACATGCATTGCCAACTAACCTtgtttttgtctagaaaatgTTAAATCCAACCTCTAGCTTGAAAATCTAAGAGACAGATCCTAGAATCATATTCCTCAAGATCATCCATATAAATCTTGTAAAACTGAACAGATTGTATTATGACGGTTAGAATAATACTGAAAAATGCAGTTAAGAGTGCTTGGGACCCCTTTAAAAAGACCCATCAAAAGCTGATTGGAAATTATTGGAAAGTCCAGATATCATTATCAAATTACAGAGATTCCAATTATCAAATTACAGAGATTCCAACATTTCCATCCTTAATTTCCAGGCTCCAAGGGCTGCCTAGCCCTTCACTATGTTAAACCTATGTATATTTCTTGGCCTACTACACTTCTAAACTTAATCATGTGATCTATATAAGGTCTATATAAGTTGCACatgaagttaaaaaatataatataataaatagttaatatatatatatatatatatatttataattcagATTCGTATAACAGGGGAACATGAAAGGTAAATCCCACAATCAAAATGACAAAtacatggagagagagagagagagagagagaaggggggACGCAGAAAAGGAGGGGGGCAGGGGAGGGGGAGGAGTTGTAAAGAAAAGTTCTTTATTCTCCGATAACTAACTATCAAGAAGAGCTCTAAACAGTGGGCAAGAAAAAAATACTTTCCAGTCTCAATAAAAGCAGAACGAaacttaaaagttttattatcaTGGACAAACCAAAAAATGCAATATGAGAATTTCCACTCCCACCTTTCA
It encodes:
- the LOC107410090 gene encoding uncharacterized protein LOC107410090 isoform X2, which translates into the protein MPTEMSSPTPCSRSWSISEDSLRRYVHFASENCIQDLLSASDSHRVENGTDGWKILSLENGVEISKRRSGSLHAFRSRWLLKSLSPQQFITVANAIDAAKQWDSDLVEAKYLKDLEDNLNIIHLRFGDNSKPLFRNREFIVYERRETMEDGTLVVAVASLPKEIAAGLHQKANNAIRGLLLQSGWVVEKLEDDSCLVTYVVQLDPAGWLPKCFVNRLNNRLVMIIENLRKLAQACPINGDT
- the LOC107410090 gene encoding uncharacterized protein LOC107410090 isoform X1: MPTEMSSPTPCSRSWSISEDSLRRYVHFASENCIQDLLSASDSHRVENGTDGWKILSLENGVEISKRRSGSLHAFRSRWLLKSLSPQQFITVANAIDAAKQWDSDLVEAKYLKDLEDNLNIIHLRFGDNSKPLFRNREFIVYERRETMEDGTLVVAVASLPKEIAAGLHQKANNAIRGLLLQSGWVVEKLEDDSCLVTYVVQDGFQSAL